In Bacteroidota bacterium, a single window of DNA contains:
- a CDS encoding MerR family transcriptional regulator — translation MKSTGIKKLYYSISEVSKITDLEQYVLRYWESEFEQLKPAKNRAGNRIYTNKDIKLILYIRQLLREERYTIEGAKQVLKSWTPEVESGEQLQLLPADAQPAHAPALEAAAVHAGSERNLREDLLEVKSLLEELLVKLN, via the coding sequence ATGAAATCCACTGGAATAAAAAAATTGTATTATTCCATTAGCGAAGTAAGCAAGATAACCGACCTTGAGCAGTATGTGCTGCGGTACTGGGAATCGGAGTTCGAGCAGTTGAAGCCGGCCAAGAACAGGGCGGGGAACCGGATTTATACGAACAAGGATATCAAGCTCATCCTCTACATCCGCCAGCTGTTGCGGGAAGAACGGTACACGATCGAAGGGGCAAAGCAGGTCTTAAAATCCTGGACACCGGAGGTGGAGAGCGGCGAGCAATTGCAGCTCTTGCCGGCCGACGCACAGCCCGCACATGCTCCCGCGCTGGAAGCTGCGGCAGTTCACGCCGGTTCGGAGCGGAATTTACGCGAGGATCTGCTGGAAGTGAAATCGCTGCTCGAAGAGCTGTTGGTGAAATTAAATTGA
- a CDS encoding L,D-transpeptidase family protein: protein MFPLCAFVLFALPLRSSAQIENANQLVFVITPDWNSTTGLMYLFNRTGDGWLQYNIPWKVVVGDSGLAWGIGLHKIPAGERMKTEGDRRSPAGIFELGDFFGYDSLPPPGIRFPYQQATKALHCVDDTGSVFYNSLISENEVKRDSAGRLPWRSSEVMKMDSNYYKLGIVVRHNPRSIPGKGSCIFLHVTGSDSSTTSGCTAMREENLLFLMQWLDPDDHPLLVQLPASAFREYLLEWNLPLLLKN, encoded by the coding sequence TTGTTTCCGCTTTGTGCATTTGTCCTCTTTGCGCTGCCGCTTCGCTCTTCTGCACAAATCGAAAATGCAAATCAGCTTGTCTTCGTGATCACCCCCGATTGGAATTCCACCACCGGCTTGATGTACTTGTTCAACCGGACCGGCGACGGGTGGCTGCAATACAATATCCCGTGGAAGGTGGTCGTCGGCGACTCGGGCCTGGCATGGGGAATAGGCCTCCACAAGATCCCCGCCGGCGAGCGGATGAAAACGGAAGGGGACCGCCGTTCTCCCGCGGGTATTTTTGAACTGGGGGATTTTTTCGGATACGATTCGCTCCCGCCGCCGGGGATCAGGTTTCCGTACCAACAAGCCACGAAAGCGCTCCATTGCGTCGACGACACCGGCTCCGTCTTTTATAACTCGCTTATCTCCGAAAATGAAGTCAAAAGAGACTCGGCGGGAAGGCTTCCGTGGAGGTCATCGGAAGTGATGAAAATGGATTCGAATTACTATAAATTGGGAATTGTGGTCAGGCACAACCCGCGTTCAATCCCGGGTAAAGGGAGCTGTATTTTCCTCCATGTGACAGGCTCCGACAGCTCAACAACGTCTGGCTGCACGGCGATGCGCGAAGAAAATCTTCTTTTTCTCATGCAATGGCTCGACCCGGATGATCATCCTTTGCTCGTGCAGCTTCCGGCGTCGGCCTTTCGGGAATATTTGCTCGAGTGGAATCTCCCTCTCCTCCTGAAAAATTAG
- a CDS encoding tetratricopeptide repeat protein, which produces MKTYSALRIATLMIPAAALMLGGCNIGEDNEDPVVRSQELRSKAAEEAGAHDFLHAEEHLTQLFPIDQQMQQWERLAEDRAAAAKVETSLGHFSAATENYSEAWKYYRESGNHAAEVRMMNAVGILSVELGDFEQGIGMLANALDVSKLASNNEPDPETSMNLGNAYCWSGQYENALAQFTSALAVFNKRRSSPSVVRALSGVGYADARLGKRDEALTAFATVENIVSTVPNVIVKGEFNYDKGRGLEALGEWSDAAQSFHDGIGILEDLPNSQKNEQTNDLLILLYTALGKVYAHNFAYQLAKQSFIEGYSLAKDAGRKIAIGYLLTAIADCERKITAVNPDQQATIAAGTYYEQAMNLFSRNGNISGEAYANYKLGMMKEEEGNTDGALAFYRRAFELRSGQSGEFNNWGEDEEFFGMRRGEAAEGISFSDETYWYEPLVILLARQGRAEEALDIFEQGKTGSLAARLRSFPFQYRDKSTQQSVEAVRRQMHALSVKEAELAYQKGLNANQRDGAGIASLATDIASARTALSANASALAQKDPQLEILFRTPAFQETEFRSALTYGTVVLDYLIAEDRIVIFVVSFDGMGRQMPVSVVEVPIYKDIVLEKVRQYDLMLNEHIHSIGTGYFQTTDIERLSQELYNYFLRPVERLFVQRVVIIPPREMENIPFHAFTRSTNEGVKPMVEIADVSYLPYLAAAKSIPPPPRFINSVVAMGNSRGNNWPLDFELRDIRSFFRETAVYVSQNAGEKQLFGSSGDVLQLSTDFATDTLFPGRSSFVLASGSITDPDAEIPVANFLSLHPYPVVYLSDEQPGVSGLTPLYAAVLMMNGSSNIILTMRPSDVKPNKFFSEKFYTALARGSSVNDAYRSAVIAMSKSAAFSAPYQWSQYFKFGK; this is translated from the coding sequence TTGAAAACGTACTCCGCTCTGCGAATTGCTACGCTGATGATTCCCGCCGCCGCGCTGATGCTTGGCGGCTGCAACATCGGAGAGGATAATGAAGATCCTGTCGTGCGATCGCAGGAGCTCCGCTCGAAAGCCGCAGAAGAGGCGGGAGCGCATGACTTCCTTCATGCGGAAGAACATCTCACGCAGCTCTTCCCGATCGACCAGCAGATGCAGCAGTGGGAACGGCTCGCCGAGGACCGCGCCGCCGCCGCCAAAGTTGAAACCTCACTCGGCCACTTTTCCGCCGCCACGGAAAATTACAGCGAGGCGTGGAAGTACTACCGCGAGTCCGGAAACCATGCGGCCGAGGTCCGGATGATGAACGCCGTCGGAATTCTATCCGTGGAACTGGGGGACTTCGAACAGGGGATCGGCATGCTCGCCAACGCGCTCGACGTCAGCAAGCTCGCATCCAACAACGAGCCAGACCCCGAAACGAGCATGAACCTCGGCAACGCGTATTGCTGGTCGGGGCAATACGAAAACGCGCTCGCTCAGTTCACTTCCGCGCTGGCGGTGTTCAATAAACGGCGGTCTTCCCCTTCGGTCGTCCGGGCTCTTTCGGGTGTCGGCTATGCCGATGCCAGGCTTGGAAAAAGGGACGAGGCCCTGACCGCGTTTGCAACGGTCGAGAACATTGTCAGCACCGTCCCGAACGTGATCGTGAAGGGGGAATTCAATTACGATAAAGGAAGGGGGCTCGAAGCGCTCGGAGAATGGAGCGATGCGGCGCAATCGTTCCACGACGGCATCGGCATCCTTGAAGATCTCCCGAACAGTCAAAAGAACGAACAGACGAACGACCTGCTGATTCTCCTCTACACGGCCCTCGGCAAGGTCTACGCCCACAATTTTGCCTACCAGCTCGCAAAGCAAAGCTTCATCGAAGGGTACTCGCTCGCCAAAGACGCCGGCAGAAAAATCGCCATCGGCTATTTATTGACCGCGATCGCCGACTGCGAACGGAAAATCACAGCGGTGAACCCGGACCAGCAGGCCACGATCGCCGCCGGAACATACTACGAGCAGGCGATGAACCTCTTTTCGCGGAACGGCAACATCTCCGGCGAAGCGTACGCCAACTACAAGCTGGGAATGATGAAAGAGGAAGAGGGGAACACGGACGGCGCTCTCGCATTCTACCGGCGCGCGTTCGAACTGCGCAGCGGACAGTCCGGCGAGTTCAACAACTGGGGGGAGGACGAAGAATTTTTCGGGATGCGGCGTGGGGAGGCGGCTGAAGGGATCTCCTTCTCCGATGAGACGTACTGGTACGAGCCGCTGGTCATTCTGCTTGCACGCCAGGGGCGCGCGGAAGAGGCGCTCGACATCTTCGAACAGGGAAAGACAGGATCTCTCGCGGCCCGGCTCCGTTCATTCCCCTTCCAATACCGGGACAAGAGCACGCAGCAGAGCGTCGAGGCGGTCCGTCGTCAAATGCATGCGCTCAGCGTGAAAGAGGCAGAACTCGCTTATCAGAAGGGGTTGAATGCGAATCAACGCGACGGTGCTGGGATCGCATCGCTTGCCACAGACATCGCATCCGCACGCACAGCGCTGTCGGCCAATGCATCGGCGCTTGCACAAAAGGATCCCCAGCTCGAAATTCTCTTCCGCACGCCGGCATTCCAGGAAACGGAGTTCCGTTCAGCGCTGACCTACGGCACGGTCGTGCTCGATTATCTCATCGCCGAGGACCGCATCGTTATTTTTGTGGTTTCCTTCGACGGCATGGGACGGCAGATGCCGGTCAGCGTCGTGGAAGTGCCGATCTACAAGGATATCGTGCTTGAGAAGGTCCGCCAGTACGACCTGATGCTCAACGAGCACATCCACAGCATCGGGACGGGATATTTTCAGACGACCGACATCGAACGGCTGTCGCAGGAGCTGTACAATTATTTTCTGCGCCCCGTGGAGCGGCTGTTCGTGCAGCGCGTGGTCATCATACCGCCGCGCGAGATGGAGAATATTCCGTTCCATGCGTTCACCCGCTCGACCAACGAAGGGGTGAAGCCGATGGTGGAGATCGCCGATGTCTCTTACCTGCCGTACCTCGCCGCGGCGAAAAGCATTCCGCCTCCCCCCCGGTTCATCAACTCCGTCGTCGCCATGGGAAATTCGCGGGGGAACAACTGGCCGCTCGACTTTGAATTGCGCGACATCCGGAGTTTCTTCCGCGAGACGGCCGTCTATGTCTCGCAGAACGCCGGCGAGAAACAGCTGTTCGGATCGTCGGGGGACGTGCTTCAGCTTTCGACCGACTTCGCGACCGACACGCTTTTCCCCGGCCGCTCATCGTTCGTCCTGGCGAGCGGAAGCATCACGGACCCGGATGCCGAAATTCCGGTTGCGAATTTCCTGAGCCTGCATCCGTACCCCGTCGTCTATCTTTCCGACGAGCAGCCCGGCGTCTCGGGACTGACGCC
- a CDS encoding DUF6588 family protein: MKNLLLLSLCCLLIVSGSASGGSLDETLQKMAGSAVQGYVSPIVTAFGTDLNGGWFHRAPAAEMYGFDLEFGLVAMGASMKNANTTIPGGVGGQFTFDDQQSAQIAQSIPNWNLIPGAQQQAIINKIATTPFNVQLTGPTIVGSKDDFVQVKFPGQTITVNGQSFTIPDNVINTSVTGYLGTISTIPLAAPQLSIGTLVGTQLTFRWLPSYNNADYGKLKYFGFGIQHNPGIWFPQPLPVNLCLSFFTQSLDAGSIFTTKTTAFGINASKTFGPGALNITPYAGFMLESSKMTFSYTSTLTLPNNAGTQLINVNLPLTGDDKSRLTVGLSIKILFLDINADYNIGKYNSETAGLMFII, encoded by the coding sequence ATGAAAAACCTCTTGCTCTTGTCGCTCTGCTGCTTGCTGATTGTTTCGGGTTCCGCATCAGGCGGTTCACTGGATGAGACCTTGCAGAAGATGGCGGGAAGTGCGGTGCAGGGATACGTCAGTCCGATCGTCACGGCATTCGGGACAGACCTCAACGGAGGCTGGTTCCACAGAGCTCCGGCGGCCGAGATGTATGGATTCGACCTTGAATTTGGTCTTGTGGCGATGGGAGCTTCAATGAAGAATGCAAACACAACGATACCGGGAGGCGTGGGAGGACAATTCACGTTCGACGACCAGCAAAGCGCGCAAATTGCCCAGAGTATCCCGAATTGGAATCTAATTCCGGGAGCCCAGCAGCAGGCAATCATCAATAAGATCGCCACGACGCCGTTCAACGTCCAACTTACCGGGCCGACGATTGTCGGATCCAAGGATGATTTCGTACAAGTAAAATTTCCGGGACAAACCATCACGGTGAATGGACAATCATTCACAATTCCCGACAATGTCATCAACACTTCGGTCACCGGTTACCTCGGAACGATCTCCACGATTCCTCTTGCCGCTCCTCAATTGAGCATCGGCACACTCGTCGGCACACAGCTCACATTCCGATGGCTGCCGAGCTATAATAACGCCGATTATGGCAAGCTGAAATATTTCGGTTTCGGCATTCAACACAACCCTGGTATCTGGTTCCCGCAGCCTCTTCCGGTCAACCTCTGCCTCAGTTTCTTTACGCAGTCGCTGGATGCAGGAAGTATCTTCACCACAAAAACAACGGCATTCGGCATCAACGCCAGCAAGACATTCGGTCCCGGCGCCCTCAATATTACTCCGTACGCGGGCTTTATGCTGGAGAGTTCCAAGATGACATTCAGCTATACGTCGACGCTTACGCTGCCTAACAATGCCGGCACGCAGCTGATCAACGTCAACTTGCCGCTGACTGGGGACGACAAATCGCGGCTCACAGTAGGCCTGAGCATCAAGATCCTCTTTCTCGACATCAATGCGGATTACAACATCGGAAAATATAATTCGGAAACCGCAGGGCTGATGTTCATCATTTAA